The Halococcus sediminicola genome contains a region encoding:
- a CDS encoding TetR/AcrR family transcriptional regulator codes for MSSSGAEQPTDTREEIMEATYRALCKHGYANLTMQAIADEFEKTKAVLHYHYDTKDQLLAAFLEHLLDRFTGRLDVDDDDPDARLDALIDELLLGLGDGSEENREFHTALLELRAQAPHNAAFREQLTANHDLLRELLTTVIDDGIEQDVFHEVDAERMAVLILATMLGGRVHHITLDREEAALDVRDALEAEVLTNLRKD; via the coding sequence ATGAGTTCGTCAGGTGCCGAACAGCCGACCGACACGCGCGAGGAGATCATGGAAGCGACCTATCGCGCGCTCTGCAAGCACGGCTACGCCAACCTGACGATGCAGGCCATCGCCGACGAGTTCGAGAAGACCAAGGCCGTCTTGCACTACCACTACGACACGAAAGACCAACTGCTCGCGGCCTTCCTCGAACACCTCCTCGATCGGTTCACGGGTCGGCTCGACGTCGACGACGACGATCCGGACGCACGCCTCGACGCGCTCATCGACGAACTCCTCCTCGGTCTCGGCGATGGAAGCGAGGAGAACCGCGAGTTCCACACGGCGTTGCTCGAACTGCGCGCACAGGCTCCGCACAATGCCGCCTTCCGCGAACAGCTCACGGCGAACCACGACCTCCTCCGGGAGCTTCTCACGACCGTCATCGACGATGGCATCGAGCAGGACGTCTTCCACGAGGTCGACGCCGAGCGGATGGCGGTGCTGATTCTGGCGACGATGCTCGGCGGGCGCGTCCACCACATCACCCTCGACCGCGAGGAGGCGGCCCTCGACGTGCGCGACGCCCTCGAAGCCGAAGTCCTCACAAATCTCCGAAAGGACTGA